One part of the Phragmites australis chromosome 3, lpPhrAust1.1, whole genome shotgun sequence genome encodes these proteins:
- the LOC133911143 gene encoding dof zinc finger protein DOF5.7-like, with the protein MASTAVAAGDDAVGQRKGTGDTTPPPSQQQQPPPLPEQGLRCPRCDSPNTKFCYYNNYSLSQPRHFCKTCRRYWTKGGALRNVPVGGGCRKNKRSRSASSASAAVAAASSRLSLNLPVEGIGDVADQQAASAARLSFLGAGAPVVSSPIGSGPAADYHQGAAVGMMALPRLHAPAVGQYVPFGEWPTGPGDVAGGGVNGSGEQAMNGARAGAVSSSIASSIESLSFINQDLHWKLQQQRLATMFLGPPISAAAQANGAAAAHFGGAFLQMAGAPGSMEAVPTATSWFMDSSYVLPSQPAPANTATAAIATTNCNINSGRSSAGGDDDNATSNNNNCSSAISAWGDMSTFAMLP; encoded by the coding sequence ATGGCGTCGACGGCTGTGGCGGCGGGGGACGATGCGGTCGGACAACGGAAGGGCACCGGGGATACGACGCCTCCTCcctcgcagcagcagcagcctccgCCGCTGCCGGAGCAGGGGCTAAGGTGCCCACGCTGCGACTCGCCCAACACCAAGTTCTGCTACTATAACAACTACAGCCTGTCGCAGCCGCGCCACTTCTGCAAGACGTGCCGCAGGTACTGGACCAAGGGCGGCGCGCTCCGCAACGTCCCCGTCGGCGGAGGTTGCCGCAAGAACAAGCGCTCGCGCTCCGCCTCTTCGGCCTCTGCAGCAGTGGCGGCTGCCTCCTCGCGCCTCTCGCTCAACCTGCCGGTCGAGGGTATCGGTGACGTGGCCGACCAGCAGGCGGCGTCGGCCGCGAGGCTGAGCTTCCTTGGCGCCGGGGCGCCGGTGGTGTCGTCGCCGATTGGCAGCGGCCCCGCGGCTGACTACCACCAGGGCGCCGCCGTCGGGATGATGGCGCTGCCACGGCTCCACGCCCCGGCTGTCGGCCAGTACGTGCCGTTCGGGGAGTGGCCGACGGGGCCGGGGGACGTTGCCGGCGGTGGCGTAAACGGCAGCGGCGAACAAGCGATGAACGGCGCGCGCGCTGGGGCGGTGAGCAGCAGCATCGCGTCGTCCATCGAGTCGCTGAGCTTCATCAACCAGGACCTGCACTGGAAGCTACAGCAGCAGCGGCTTGCCACCATGTTCCTCGGCCCGCCGATCTCCGCCGCGGCCCAAGCCAACGGCGCAGCTGCAGCGCACTTTGGCGGCGCCTTTCTGCAGATGGCGGGAGCGCCCGGCAGCATGGAGGCTGTGCCGACGGCGACGTCGTGGTTCATGGACAGCTCCTACGTGCTCCCTTCCCAGCCCGCGCCTGCTAATACAGCTACGGCCGCCATAGCCACCACCAACTGCAACATCAACAGTGGCCGGAGTagcgccggcggcgacgacgacaaCGCCACGTCGAACAACAACAACTGCAGCAGCGCAATCTCGGCGTGGGGCGACATGTCGACGTTCGCGATGCTGCCGTGA